atgaatttttaattttacgcGGTGGTGTGGTGACATTACAAGGCAACAAAATCTTTTTAACgaaatctaaataattttctaatcaaaaatgataaattgttataaattatttgtatgttttggatatagtaatttGGTATTAGTTTCcgataattttgtaatttttatattttcctaaagtaCACAGATATTTAACGTAAACCATATTACTAAATGATAGTAATAAATCATGTTCTCTAATATTATATCATGGTTCgtttttagcatatgattttctttggagcgatatttgtatttttgtcaCATTGTCGAGATATTTGTATTCAATGGTTTTCATTCCACGAGAAGTATTTTTCAttccacattttagttttgCAATAACAGTGATCGATCACCTAAATACGTTCAGACGAAAATAGTATACTAAATTTACTGCTAGTCTAGTAATgaattaataatcataaatcATATTACTATAGTTCTTTGTGTAGatacatattctttttttggtttacagaCGAAACTATACTAATCTGTGACCTCCGATacttatacttttaaaatatcataacaataaaatattatacatatataaaataaaaatgatggaTATATAAAAGACGacgagagaaaaacaaagagaagcaaGAAAGCATGAGAGGTTTTGCTTCTTACACATGTGTCCCGACAAATAGTCACAGGTGCTGTGTCAGCAGCTCTATTCACCCAACACCTTCAAAATTATAGATTTAACAAACATGttgcaaaattataaattcCGTAAGCAAAACTGTAAACAATATTTTCACAAATCTGAAAAGAATGATATAAAACcccacaaaagaaagaaaaaaaaacattaaaaaatggCCTCATGGTACAAACATTCAtggtaaaaatatatgaatgtatttcaaaattgtgtgtttttggcTTTTCTAGAGGTTTCTTTGAGAAGGGATAAAGTGTAAAATACCAAATGAAAGCtcataatacaaaaccaaaaagaaaagaatatcatttttttttttgagttgtcTAATAAAAAAGCTGTGGACCATATAGATCTCTCCTCGAAGACAAACGGGGTACATTTTAAGAAAAGGTGAATCATTTgagctttttaatttattttaaaatttttgagacTTTCGGAGTCAAAAATAAAAGGCGTATCAttgaattttcaatatttaattagtattttagggggtgttattggagaagtaatttataaatctatataaattgtaaattctaaaaatcaaaatacatggattttgaaataacatgttttatccttggatttgaatccttctattttacactttcaaatccattcaaatccatttaaaacataatgtggattttgaaatccaaaaacaaatcattgaatgaataacatgggattttaacaagtatttgtaaataatggaaccaataacacatcattttgataagtattttgaaatcaatgattgaataacacatgatttttgtctagatttccaaatccattaaaatcatagaaccaataacccctcttaatttttaattaattgaaatttcCCATAAAGCGCATAACGAAGTAAATAAAAGTCAGATTGGGTAAGCCGTCCCATTACGCCGTCCCTTTGATACATATGTCCAAAATACCCTTTATTCACGGACACCGTCCGTTGGTGTTTTCGTAAATAAGGCTGACACTAAGAGGACAATAAGACATTTTTTCAAACGGTAAGACCATCTTTACTCGAGTAACCCACATGGGTTactcaaatcttaattaattatatatttaattataaactaattaaaataactCACTTagaaacttaaacaaaatcaatcctCCACTAGAGAAACTCACTTAGGTTActcaatcatttaaataatattttttttacataaaatataaaacaataaaatattacaaatttagaaatattaaacataaatttaaaataagaaatattaaacatattatacatAATTCGGAAGAAGATTTATTGAtgggttgcaccaaatttttgccaaatatgctcaatcaaatcttttttcaaACGATCATGCATTTGTGGATCATGAACGTCATTTCGAATGCCCATCAAATTATGTAGATTTGTTTGTCTATCTGTAGAATACGATAGATCAACATGAGAAGTTCCGCTTCCTTCTCCGTGATAGAACTCTGATGGTTCATAGAAATTGTAGGTATGTCGTTTgtcttccactatcatgttatgcaatatgatacatgctctcattattttccctattttccttttatcccaaaaaagtgcTGGATTCTTCACGATcgcaaatcgagcttgcaagactccaaaggcacgctctacatctttccGGCATGCTTCTTGAAATTGAGCAAAGAGTTTAGCTTTTCGGCCACGTGGTAGTGTaattgattggatgaaagttgccCAGTTGGGATAGATACCGTCAGTGAGGTAATACGCCATTTCGTATTGATGTCCATTGACAACGTATGAAACTCTTGGAGCTCGGCCCTCtaagatatcatcaaacaccggtgagcggtccaaaacattgatatcatttaacgtaCCCGGTGGTCCGAAAAatgcgtgccaaatccataaatcttggGATGCCACTGCCTCTAGTACGATTGTCGGTTTTCCAGATCCACGTGAATATTGTCCTTTCCATGCagttggacaattcttccactcccaatgcatacaatctatgctcNcattgatatcatttaacgtaCCAGGTGGTCCGAAAAatgcgtgccaaatccataaatcttggGATGCCACTGCCTCTAGTACAATTGTTGGTTTTCCAGATCCACGTGAATATTGTCCTTTCCATGCagttggacaattcttccactctcaatgcatacaatctatgctaCCCACCATTCCGGGGAAACCGCGTTGTTCTCCAATATTTAGTAATCTTTGGAGGTCTTCCGCTGTAGGTCGTCTGAGGTAGACGTCTCCAAATAGATTGATAACTCCGTCTACAAATTTTTCAAGGCATTTGTGTGCGGTTGTTTCAGCTAGTCGTAAATATTCATCCAGCAAATCTCCCGAACATCCGTATGCCATCATACGGATAGCTGcaaaacatttttgaagtgcagAAAGACCGAGCCTTCCAATAGCATCTCGTCTTTGTCTGAAGTACgggactccattctcaatagtACTAACGATGCGTTCGAACAAtgttttgttcattctaaagcgaCGACGGAACATAGCAGGAGTGTAAGTCGGATTCTCaccaaaataatcattccatagTTGAGTGTGGCCTTCTTCGCGGTTTCTATTTATGTGCACTCTTCGGAATATTGGAGCTGGTGGTTCTTCCTCTTGAATCCCTTCCACTATACTATCAACTTCTTCCTCTACCATTTCATCAACTTCATGATCAGAACTCCAATTAGACATTATTAGTCAAATTGGTTTAGTTGTGAGGcttagaagaagaaatgaaagcTGTTTAGTTGTGAGGTTATTGGaagttgggttttttttatggtttatggaAAGatgttagttttgttttgtcaatgagaagaagaaatgagaacaagaaattagaagaagaaatgataagataaatgtttattttgttttaaagagGAATAAATGAAAAGGAGAAATGAGAATGAAGCGGATGAAGTAGCAAATAAAATTGAACTTGAACCTTCAATATATAGAACTTACAAGCACAATCAATACCGACACAAGTtacaaacacaatcaataccGACCACCCGTGAATGACACTAAAAACAACCAACACATTCACGGGTTGCAAACAGTCcattcaacaaacaaaagccGACCACAAGTAAACAAAAGAGACACCCGTGAATGGAACTAAAAAACAACCAACAGATTCACGGGTTGTTAACAGAACACatcaatacaaaacaaaagacagcTTCCATTTGCTTGACTACCAACAACTTCCATTCATTTGACTACCAACATGTTTCACTTTAGACGGCAACGAGACAGCTTTATATGTCAtcccaaaacctgaaacaaaagaagaacacaagttAAACAATAGTTAAACAATTGTAAAACAATATTAAGACAATAGTTAAAcacaaaacctgaaacaaaagaagaacacaagttAAACAATAGTTAAACAATTGTAAAACAATATTAAGACAATAGTTAAACACAAAACC
The sequence above is drawn from the Camelina sativa cultivar DH55 unplaced genomic scaffold, Cs unpScaffold00704, whole genome shotgun sequence genome and encodes:
- the LOC104773879 gene encoding uncharacterized protein LOC104773879 → MSNWSSDHEVDEMVEEEVDSIVEGIQEEEPPAPIFRRVHINRNREEGHTQLWNDYFGENPTYTPAMFRRRFRMNKTLFERIVSTIENGVPYFRQRRDAIGRLGLSALQKCFAAIRMMAYGCSGDLLDEYLRLAETTAHKCLEKFVDGVINLFGDVYLRRPTAEDLQRLLNIGEQRGFPGMVGSIDYCMHWEWKNCPTAWKGQYSRGSGKPTIVLEAVASQDLWIWHAFFGPPGTLNDINVLDRSPVFDDILEGRAPRVSYVVNGHQYEMAYYLTDGIYPNWATFIQSITLPRGRKAKLFAQFQEACRKDVERAFGVLQARFAIVKNPALFWDKRKIGKIMRACIILHNMIVEDKRHTYNFYEPSEFYHGEGSGTSHVDLSYSTDRQTNLHNLMGIRNDVHDPQMHDRLKKDLIEHIWQKFGATHQ